TACAGTGACCCTAGACGTGTTGTCGGCCCTTTCCAGGGCCTTGGAGATTTCTGCGCAGGTTGAGGGGCCCCAAAACTTAAGCTTCATTAGCCTCGTGGTAAATCAGCCTCTGAGAGGCCTAAAAAGACATCCAGAGGCTGGAGACAGTCACTGAGGGGCAGAGAGATGCTAAGAGATAGAGAAGGGGGGTGGGTAAGGACCAAGGCAGTCCACCCTACAGAGACTCAGAGATACCAAGACTTGGGTGGACAGAGGTGGAAATCCACAGAGGCTCCCGTTGGGAGATAGCCAGTCAGAGATACAGAGACAGGGAAACATAAAGACAGCTGCTGAAGTGTGCAGACACAGACGTGCTGAGCAGAGCAGGGCTAGACGCCGAGAGACAGATGTAATGGAGGCGCAATGACAGCTTCCAAGACAGACCTGGAGGGACTCAGGCCTGAAAAACTGGGAAGCGAGGATGTGGGGAAACAGAAACTCTGGGCCAACTGATCCCCCCTGAGGCAGAGGACCTGAGACAGTAAGACTCATCAGGAAGGAGCCCCACACATTTACTAAGACAGCCCCAGcttatttttaaactcaaatCTTGGACTCGCTGCTTCAGCCCTGGGGGACCCGGGGTGAATGAACTGTTCCTCTTCTGTCCCCAGAGCAGCTGCTGGATCCTGCTTCCCACCCCCCTTGCCCTAAACTGCTCTGACTCCCAGGCCtcgtggggagaagggagggggaaagagtGGAGAGTTTGGGGTTGATGCCTAGTAGCAGGGTTTGATTTCTCTCCTCAGGTCTCCTGTCAAGTCcttggagctgggggaggggtctgttcTGATCCTGACTCACAGCTGTGGGACCTGGCCAGGGTCCTCCTGGacggtgggggctgggggtgggggggaagggctCGAGCGGTTGGCATAGGGACTTGGAAAGGCTTCTGGGTGTCTTCCAGTCTCAGGGCTGGCAGCTGGGGAGAAGAGCCAGGCTCCTGTGCTAGTGATATCACCCAGCATCTCCTGTCCCTCAGCCCTTAAATGCTGACCACCCCCTCCACTGCCATTGCAGCAATTTGTagggaaagagaaatgggaaaGGGCTctaggctgggaggcaggggcccTGGGTTGTCTGATACCTGAGTGACTTTGGGCATGCCTGTGCCTTGTCCCTGGCCTCTGtgctcagctataaaatggggacgATACCCTatccttcctgccttttctgtgATCTGTTAGGTGGCAGGTGAGGGGGAATGTGCTTTGAGAGGCAAAGCAGCACGCAGGTGTGTACACCTTTGTACCCGTGTTGCAGGTTTCGGAGTTATGCTCTCTGGAGTCACACTTTCCCCACTGGTCTCAGTGAGCCCCATGGCCTCAGTGAGCCCCATGGCCAGGGCCTCTTCAGTTCCCCCAGCAGATCTAAGGGGTTCCCTTTTTGTTCTCTCCCTGGGTTCACACTGCGAATGTCAAGGTCAAGTCCCAGGCCAGCCCCTCGACCCAGGCCTGGCTGAGAAACTGTTGTCTGACCCCAATATAAGTGAAGGGCTAATAATAAAAACACTAGAAGCTACCATTTACTGACTGCTTGCCATCTACCTGGTGCTTTCCAAGTATCATCACATTTAAGCCTggcaacaaccctatgaggtgggAGGTAGTATTAGATGGGAAAACAGGCTCAGGGAGCttaggtgacttgcccaggatcaccCAGGTTTAGATATCACAGCCTGAGCCTCAACACAACATATGCCACATCATTTAACCAGCCATTCGGAGCTgcaggaagtgggtggggaggtCTCAGGTGTGTCTGGGTCAGGTgcaggggggtgtgtgtgttggtaGGGGCAGTGACTGAGAGCCATCTGGCAGACTGAGCCGTCTCCCCTGCACCACCCCCCACCAGCCATGAAGGAATACAAGACTGGTTCCCTTTAGTCCCCTAGCCCTGCCAGGGCAAGGGGGAGGCGGGGAATGGGCAGAGACAGGTGGGCCTTGGTAGTGCCCTTCACCCTGTCCTCACCAGAGCCCAGGAGGACAGACTAGAGGACTAAGGGATtctgggaaagaaacagaagccaCGCCCATACCTTATTTGGGGTTCTCCTGTCTCCGAGTGGTGactgcctccctcccaggggGCGGACCTAGGGCTAGCCTGGGCCTGGGAAGGTGGCAGGGCTACTGGGGGCCCAGCCAGGAAGGAAGGGCCCAGGACACTCCCAGACAGACGGATGCATGGTCACTCTGCACCTGTGTGGCCCCCTGCTGCCCAGTGGCTGACAGCCCAGGCAACCCTCAGATGTGGGGCCAGAGGAAATCCAGGCCCGAATGGCAGGGAGCGTACAGAGAAGGAGGGGTGCCCTCACCCTCCAGCATAGCCCCCAGCCCAGAAGTCCCTGCTCTGAAGACCTCAGCTCCTGGTGACCTCATGCCCTGGCCTGGGGTATGAATTGAATGTCCTTCCATTGTACAGAAGGGCAGCTGTGAGCTTACGATCTGTCCCTTCGAAAGATCCAGGCCCTCCAGGCTTGGGGTGTCTGCTGGCATCTGGAGTCTGAACTCCAAGCCAGAGCAACGCTCGCTCATTGGCAATAATTTCCTGCTGGGGGTGGCTGAGAGAGGAGGGCTTTTTCTTCACCTTGAGccaggccaggctctggggaCTGCCAGTTACTGGGGTCTAGTGGGGAAGAAGGGACTGGGGGGTTCCTTTGTACTCCCCAGACCCCATCTGCAGTGGTGAGAACATCCCTTTCCTGTGGTCCTGGTGGTTCTGCTCCACCCACCCCGGGATCCCAGTCCTCAGTGAGTGGGCTTCATGATGGAGGAAGCTGTGGGTGGGGAGCTCTAAGTTTGGGGCCAGGGACTGGAAtcaggggcagcaggagggactGGGAACCCCACTTCCCTAACCCTCCCTACTCCCCAAGCTCCTGCTGCAGAGGCAGCTGTGTGGATGACCTCATCCCACAAACATGCTTTGTTCCTGAGAAAATGGAAAGTGTCTGAGGTTTGGTGGGGGGCTGGGTATCTGCCATAACAGCTCTCAGGGCTCCCCACTTGCCTGACTAACCATCCAAGAGGGGGCATGATTGGAGAGCAGTGTCTTCAGTGGCTCCCACTCTTACCCTTCACTCCTCTGGCCCCAAACCCTTAGAAAAGCTGGGGAGAGGCTGTCTCTcccagaggcagggggagggaaataATGACCCAGGGGATGGAAAGATTCTGGGGCTTTGCCAGTCACTGCCAGGACTGAAGCCCGGCAGGAGATGGCAGGAGGCACACTGCATTATCTCCagttctcctctttctccccaagcatttcatttccctttttctcccctGTTGCTGGCAAAACGTGACATCTGGCCATCTGTGCTGCCACAGCTGCTGCAGATGTTGCAGGCCCGGGCTCCCCAGGCTGGTGTGACCAGAGACTCAGTGGGAGGTGGCAGGGGGTGAGGGTAGAGGGTCCAGCTAGGGAAGCTTGGCTGTGTCCAGcttgcaggatttccttcctgctTAAACCTAGGTCGAGCCTCTGAAGTTCTTGTTGCTGGATTCTCTTGGGAGGGGACGCCCTGTGTGATTTCTCCCATCAGCCTACTCCACCTCCACCATTCATTGGCCCAGCATCCTTCTTACATTCTGCCGTTTCCTGGGTCAGGAGGGAGAGTAGGAACAGCTCATGGTCATCCTAAGCTCCCACTCCCGAGCTCTGGGTCTACCCCTAGGATCCCTTCCTGGGAGTCAGGACAGGGTGAGTGTGCTGTTCATATGGGATAGAGTGGGGTCCTGCCCCTGCTCTTGCCCACCTTGGGGACATTAGGGACAGTTGGAGGCTAAACGCAGGGGCAGGAAATGAGTCACTGACCCAGGAAAAGCCCCCTCCTCCCAGTTCTGCCAGGGCCCAGATAAGAAAAGAACTTCTGCTTCCTGATTTGCTTCCTGACCCCCTCTCACCCCCCAGtgttaaatacagaaataaacatgCAGGACTTGGGTTCCCAGAAGTACCCGCTCCCCATCACAACCTGCTCTGATCTGGCATTTCCTACATCTagtctcttgcttttttttcaatGCCATGGGCTAAGCCACAGCCCCTCTGAGTGACCCCTGCCTCACCTTGTGCCCCTAACAGGGCTCACTCAAAGCCACCATGAGCGAGGCCTTTGACTGTGCAAAATGCAGTGAGTCCCTGTATGGGCGCAAATACATCCAGACGGACGACGGTCCCTACTGTGTGCCCTGCTATGACAACACCTTCGCCAACACGTGCGCCGAGTGCCAGCAGCTCATCGGGCATGACTCGAGGGTAAAAGAGTGGACTACACAGGCCAGGGAGTGGTGGGTGGAGGCTGGCAGGAGGGGGCCAAGGTGCCAGTGCCCGTGCCCTGCTCCCCGCAGGAGCTGTTCTACGAAGACCGCCACTTCCACGAGGGCTGCTTCCGCTGCTGCCGCTGCCAGCGCTCCCTAGCCGATGAGCCCTTCACTTGCCAGGACAGCGAGCTGCTCTGTAACGACTGCTACTGCAGTGCCTTCTCTTCCCAGTGCTCTGCCTGCGGGGAGACCGTCATGCCTGGTACGTTTCCGGGGGCTCACTGTGTGTGTGGCACTGGCATGCCTGTCTGATCCCTACATGGAGGTTTGGTAAAGACCTGCACACACAGCATGTTCCTGGAAATCGAATGTGTGCAGGATCCATGGTGCCTGCGTGCTCCTGGGAGCTTGGCACACACAGGAACTGACACGCTCAGGTATGCACATGAAAGCTTGGCACGTAGAGACTGACACGCCTGGTACACACCTTGGGGCTTAGCATGTATGAAGACCTGCATGTTTGGCACAAGTAAGCTGAGTGGGCTGAAACTGTCATGCTTGGTGCCTAACGTGCGTGGCAACCTGCACGGCTAACAGAAAGTGAGGATTTAGAACACATGGAGGCTGGCATGATTAGGATATGCCAGGGCTTATTACATACTGAATCTGTCATGTCCAGTGTGTTGGAAATTGGTGTGGGCAGAGACTTGCTTGCCTACTACATGGgcctttgtgtgtgtgctcacacCATCATGTCTGGTGTGTGAGGTCTGAGCATATGTGGAGTCATCAGGCCTGTGACCTGGAGGCCTGGTGTGTGCTGAGATAGTTACATCTGGTACCTATGGGGACTTCCCATCTGCCAAACCCTCAGGTCTAGTTCGTGGGGGCCTAGCACATGCTCAGCCAGCAAGTCTGGTGTTGAGCAGAGGTTAGCATGTGTGATGTTCGTGCCCCTGTAAAAGCCTCGACACCACCCTGTAGGCTGTGAGAGCAGCAGGGACTCTTCCTTCAGTGGGCAGCAGAGGGTGGTGCTCAGAAGCTTGGGACACAGCCTCTGAGTGGGACCCCTGTTCCCCGCAGGGTCCCGGAAGCTGGAGTACGGAGGCCAGACGTGGCACGAGCACTGCTTCCTGTGCAGCGGCTGTGAGCAGCCGCTGGGTTCCCGTTCCTTTGTGCCCGACAAGGGTGCCCACTACTGCGTCCCCTGCTATGAGAACAAGTTCGCTCCTCGCTGTGCCCGCTGCAGCaaggtgggggctgggccagAGGGGCGGGCGCTCAGAGTGGGGGTGAGCAAGGCTCCGTGGTGGTTGTGAGGTAGGAATCCCCGCTCCCCCCCTGCTGACAGATGCTGTCCTCTCAGACGCTGACACAGGGTGGTGTGACATACCGTGACCAGCCCTGGCATCGAGAATGCCTGGTCTGCACCGGGTGCCAGACGCCCCTGGCAGGGCAGCAGTTCACCTCCCGCGATGACGATCCCTACTGTGTGGACTGTTTTGGAGAACTCTTTGCACCCAAGTGCAGCAGCTGCAAGCGCCCCATCACAGGTGGGACAAAGGGTCAAAGGACAGAGTGGTAGGGCATAGTCAAGGGAATGGGGGACCTGGTATTGGGTGAGGCCAAGGGACAGAACGGCCTCCCTCCAGATTGCAGCGCTAACCTCCAGCCTCCCTCTAGGACTCGGCGGAGGCAAGTATGTGTCCTTCGAAGACCGCCATTGGCACCACAGCTGCTTCTCCTGTGCCCGCTGCTCCACCTCTCTGGTCGGTCAAGGCTTCGTGCCGGATGGAGACCAAGTGCTGTGCCAGGGCTGCAGCCAGGCAGGGCCCTGAGCAAGGGCTCCAGGGCCCAGGCCCTCCCAAACCAGGTCTCCAGGACTAAGGCTCCTTTTACAAACCACCTCTGGGACCTAGCCCCTCCCCAAATTGGGGCTCCCTCTGGGCTCCAGGATTCAGCTTCCCCACTCCAGCATCCCCAGTCTGGTACTCCGTGACCCAGGGCCCCCAAACCTGGGCTCTTATGGGGCCTCCAACATTCAAATCTCCTCCCCAAGCCAGGACTCCAGAACTCCATCCTCTCCTTTATGGTCTGGGTTCCCAGACTGAGTCCTCTCCCCAAATCAGGGCTCTGGGACACAAGCCCCCTTCAATCTGGACTTCTTTCCAAAGATTTTAGGTCTCCTGTGGGTGCCTGAGAAGTCCTCCAAAGTAGACTAAACTCGGGCTTgactctccccacccctgtcccacCAATGTCCCGAGGGATGGGGCTGTCAGGGCAGCAGATCCAGTGTTCACTGGTTAGGGGGTCCTAGGGTACAGGGTTTTGCCCAGCCCATGTTGTAGagtgttttctcatttcatttcatttcagctCAGTTTTGCCCAGAGatgggcagaggggtggggttGGCTTACCCCACCTTCAGATTCTGCAATAAAGCAGTATGAGGAAGTGAAGGCCTCTGTGTGTTtgtctgggggtggaggggcaagGAAAATTCCTTCGCACACAGGGGGACCGAGGTTCCTACTGGACCTCCTCTGTTTAGAGCTGCCAGGCGGGATGGGAAATCTCTCCAGAGAAAGGAGATCCCCACCGCTGCTACCGTCCCTCTCAGGCTTAGCCTGCTTACCCCTTGTTGGCAAAGGGCTTTTTCCTCTGGGTAGGGAAGAGGAGGGGTTTGAGGGAGGTTCCGGACGGGAGCAGGGGTACGGGTGGCGTTGGGTTTCCCCGTCTGGTACCAATCGCCCCCCTCCCTTAACAGCCCATCCCAAATCCCGCAGAGCACCCGGTGCGGATCCCCAGTCTGGGCCCAGACCCTagcccccttccccctcttcccgaGGATTAGCGGAGGCGGCCTGGGATCCGCTCGCGGCCGCACGTTTTTTGCCAAAAAAGGCAAGGATGCAGCTGCACGCGCCGCGGGAACATCTGGATCCGATTCCCGGCATGAATGGGTCATGGCCCCGCCCCCCCGTGATTCAAGGGCGGGGGCGGGAATGAGAGAGGGGGGCTGTCCCCCAAAATGGGGAGATGGGGCGGAGCGCTGCTCCCCTCACTCGACGTCCGACGCCCCTGCCCCTGTGCTCTCGGCGGCCTGCGGTCTGGGCTCCGCGGTCCAGACTGTCGGAGCCCGACTCGTGCGCGCCGGCGGCCGGCGCGGGCTAAGGGGCTCAAATCCTGCCCGCAGACTCCCGGGGTGGGGGCCCCGCGCCTGGCGGCGGACCCTCGGCGccctgtgggggaggggccccTCCGGTCCGGCAGAACCGCGTGATTATATGTATCTCAAACGCAGTGCTCCCAGAAATCCTATGGGGCGGGCGTTTTTCCACTTCACAGAGGTGGAGACTCCACTTGTCAGTTCCCCCAAAGTCACAGAGGTAGGTCCCGAGTTCTAATCTGCTCCGCACTGCCTCCCCCGCCCAATTCGAATCCTAAACATTCTGGTTGACATTTTCAACAAACCTTTACGAATGCCCACCATGTTTGCTTATAAATAATAAttgtatgtttacatttttgtctctttcttccacCAGCCTCTGTGAGGATTGGGCTCATGACAGCTGCCTCACTCACTCCTCCGCTCTCGGTAACCGGCACTTAactacatgctcaataaatacttgtagtCCAAGCATACAAaacagctagtgcaaaggcccagaggccagaaaaaaacatatgctgCTTTGGGGAAGCAGCAAGTAATTTCATCCGGAGAAAGTGCCAAGAGACTAAAATGGCAGGCAGAGGCCAGTACATGAAAAGCCGAATGCCAAGTTAAACAGACCTCACCCTGCGGAGAAAGCAGCCAGTGGAAATGTTTAAGCAGGGGCATGAGATGATCACTCCACTGCAGCGTGAATAATTGATTGGAGGGGAAAGATGAGGAGGCTGATTAGGAAGCTAGTGTAGTGGTCCGGGTGAGCGATAAGGAGGCAGGTGGCAGCAGGAGTGGAAAAGACAGGACTTGGTGACTGGTTTGAAGGAGTGGGGAAGATTTTAGGGGAAGGAAGACCTCAGGTGAATGGTGTTGAATAGGTagtccatccacccatctaagAGGAAGGGATGTACAAGTACGTGTGTCATTGATTTCAGGATAAACATTTTTCAGATTTAACATCTCAAAAGCCCAGATGCCGTGTATAATCAAAGGTGTGACATAGTTTAactgacaatttttattttctttcttttttagtggaACGAAAAATAATGATGGGGTTAATATTTAATAGTGTCTCATATTCGATGAAATACGGTAGATCTCAACCCTTTACCCCATcacactccccccaaaaaagatacacaCGCAGAGGCTCTGCAATCCCGAACGAAAATTTCTTACCACTTTCCTAGTGCTGCAGGAAAAAACTCTGGGAAGGAGTTGTGCCCGAGGGCCTCTCCCTGAGGTTGAAGTCTTGCTTAAATTTTTAGACATAAATACAACCTGCGCAACACCC
The Camelus dromedarius isolate mCamDro1 chromosome 14, mCamDro1.pat, whole genome shotgun sequence genome window above contains:
- the FHL3 gene encoding four and a half LIM domains protein 3, with protein sequence MSEAFDCAKCSESLYGRKYIQTDDGPYCVPCYDNTFANTCAECQQLIGHDSRELFYEDRHFHEGCFRCCRCQRSLADEPFTCQDSELLCNDCYCSAFSSQCSACGETVMPGSRKLEYGGQTWHEHCFLCSGCEQPLGSRSFVPDKGAHYCVPCYENKFAPRCARCSKTLTQGGVTYRDQPWHRECLVCTGCQTPLAGQQFTSRDDDPYCVDCFGELFAPKCSSCKRPITGLGGGKYVSFEDRHWHHSCFSCARCSTSLVGQGFVPDGDQVLCQGCSQAGP